From Draconibacterium halophilum, one genomic window encodes:
- a CDS encoding isoamylase early set domain-containing protein — protein MSIKKQYLKSKPECKVSFRVAKADVPNADTIKIVGEFNDWNKDVEPMKKLKNGDFTQTLNLETGKEYQFKYLIDNSVWENESEADKLAPNGIVEGEFNSTLVL, from the coding sequence ATGAGTATTAAAAAACAATATTTAAAAAGTAAACCCGAGTGTAAAGTATCTTTCAGAGTAGCAAAAGCTGATGTACCAAACGCAGATACAATTAAAATTGTTGGTGAATTTAACGACTGGAACAAAGATGTTGAGCCAATGAAAAAGCTCAAAAACGGCGACTTTACACAAACATTAAATCTTGAAACAGGTAAAGAGTACCAGTTTAAATATTTAATCGACAATTCAGTTTGGGAAAACGAAAGTGAAGCAGATAAGCTGGCTCCAAACGGTATTGTAGAGGGTGAATTTAATTCAACCCTTGTACTATAA
- a CDS encoding sulfatase family protein, producing the protein MKNLILSLSILLLLACFSACKMEQVAPKQPNILFAIADDASWKHWGAYGCKWVETPGFDRVAQNGILFTRAYTPNAKCAPSRACILTGRNSWQLEEAANHSPFFPAKFKTYAEALGENGYWVGSVAKGWAPGSPGIIDGKMRQLTGPKFDEFKTTPPAKAISNNDYARNFEAFLEARPDGQPFCFWYGSTEPHRAYEFEAGIKYGGKNLDEVDEVPAFWPDVDTVRTDLLDYAFEIEYFDSHLQKMLNKLHEIGELENTIVIVTADNGMPFPRIKGQAYEYSNHLPLAIMWPMGIKNPGRIVDDFVNFIDFTPTYLEVAGISLEKAGLQPITGTSLTDIFYSEKDGIVNPERDFVLVGKERHDVGRPNDEGYPVRGLIKEDFLYIRNFKPERWPLGNPETGYLNCDGSPTKTYVLNTRRQKGQLKYWQHNFGKRVAEELYNIKTDPFCLNNLADNSDFDAIKTKLIAELNSKLTEQGDPRILGNGDVFDHYNYSGAVQNYYNRFMSGEKIKAGWVNESDYDSDLQEK; encoded by the coding sequence ATGAAAAACCTAATTTTAAGCCTTTCAATCCTTTTATTACTAGCTTGTTTTTCTGCATGTAAAATGGAGCAAGTGGCTCCTAAACAACCTAACATTTTATTTGCCATTGCCGACGATGCCTCGTGGAAACATTGGGGAGCCTATGGTTGCAAGTGGGTGGAAACACCAGGTTTCGACCGTGTAGCCCAAAACGGGATACTATTTACCCGAGCTTACACACCAAATGCCAAATGTGCCCCATCGCGTGCATGTATTTTAACCGGACGTAACAGCTGGCAACTGGAAGAAGCCGCAAATCACTCACCCTTTTTTCCTGCAAAATTTAAGACCTATGCTGAAGCACTGGGCGAGAACGGTTATTGGGTGGGCAGTGTTGCTAAAGGATGGGCCCCCGGTAGCCCTGGCATAATAGATGGAAAAATGCGCCAATTAACCGGACCTAAATTCGATGAATTTAAAACTACTCCGCCTGCAAAAGCAATTTCGAATAACGACTATGCCCGCAATTTTGAGGCTTTTTTGGAAGCACGCCCTGATGGGCAGCCGTTTTGTTTTTGGTATGGAAGCACCGAACCGCATCGTGCCTATGAATTTGAGGCAGGTATAAAGTATGGTGGTAAAAATTTAGATGAAGTGGATGAAGTTCCGGCCTTCTGGCCCGATGTTGATACTGTGCGAACAGATCTGCTTGATTATGCCTTTGAAATTGAATATTTTGACAGCCACCTTCAAAAAATGCTAAATAAACTGCATGAAATTGGCGAACTGGAAAATACAATTGTAATAGTAACCGCTGATAACGGAATGCCATTCCCAAGAATAAAAGGGCAGGCTTATGAATACTCCAACCACTTGCCATTGGCCATTATGTGGCCAATGGGAATTAAAAATCCGGGACGCATTGTTGATGATTTTGTAAATTTTATTGACTTTACTCCTACCTATCTCGAGGTAGCCGGAATTTCTTTAGAAAAAGCGGGGTTGCAGCCTATTACGGGAACCAGTTTAACGGATATATTTTATTCAGAAAAAGATGGAATTGTAAACCCGGAACGCGACTTTGTTTTGGTTGGAAAAGAACGCCATGATGTTGGACGCCCTAATGATGAGGGTTATCCGGTGCGTGGATTGATTAAAGAGGATTTCCTGTACATCCGCAATTTTAAACCAGAACGCTGGCCTTTGGGGAATCCTGAAACCGGATATCTGAATTGTGATGGAAGTCCGACAAAAACCTACGTTTTAAATACACGCCGACAAAAAGGACAACTGAAATACTGGCAGCACAATTTTGGGAAACGAGTTGCAGAAGAACTTTATAACATTAAAACCGATCCTTTTTGCTTGAACAACCTGGCAGACAATAGTGATTTTGATGCTATAAAAACTAAACTGATTGCAGAATTGAATTCAAAACTTACCGAACAAGGTGATCCTCGAATTTTAGGGAACGGCGATGTTTTTGATCATTACAACTATTCAGGAGCAGTACAAAACTATTACAACCGTTTTATGAGCGGTGAAAAAATTAAAGCCGGTTGGGTAAACGAAAGTGATTACGATTCGGATTTACAAGAAAAGTAA
- a CDS encoding CPBP family intramembrane glutamic endopeptidase yields MMAFTAFRDMKPFSQLIFAAFIVVVSILAFFVLSLVVAIPIWGFDTVLNLPAIGSDTPQNIIRLYKFIQVTQAIGFFIVPPFILGYLFHGKSKEYLYLDKSFNSQSAILVIVMMFFAAPLINLIGELNNNMSFPDWLSGMENWMRNAEENAAEITDAFLNVKTVGGLAFNIFMIALLPAVGEELLFRGVIQKIFSQMTHNHHWGIWISAILFSALHMQFFGFVPRVLLGALFGYLLVWSGSMWVPIIAHFLNNAIAVIAMYLISNNMLKPEYEEIGSTADSYYMAGISLALTLVFLLMYKRHNAGKEIPV; encoded by the coding sequence ATGATGGCATTTACTGCATTCCGCGACATGAAACCCTTTTCGCAATTGATTTTCGCTGCATTTATTGTGGTGGTCAGTATTTTAGCCTTCTTCGTATTGTCGCTTGTTGTGGCTATTCCAATTTGGGGATTTGATACCGTTTTAAACCTTCCGGCAATTGGCTCCGATACGCCTCAAAATATTATCAGGCTCTATAAATTCATTCAGGTTACTCAGGCGATCGGCTTTTTTATTGTGCCACCGTTTATTTTAGGTTACCTGTTCCACGGAAAATCAAAGGAATACCTTTATCTTGATAAATCCTTCAACTCACAAAGTGCTATTCTGGTTATTGTAATGATGTTTTTTGCGGCTCCGCTTATTAACCTGATCGGAGAACTGAACAATAACATGAGTTTCCCGGATTGGCTATCGGGCATGGAAAACTGGATGCGAAATGCCGAAGAAAATGCAGCCGAAATTACTGATGCATTTTTAAATGTAAAAACCGTTGGCGGACTTGCCTTTAATATATTTATGATTGCACTGTTGCCGGCGGTTGGCGAGGAGCTTCTATTTCGTGGAGTTATCCAAAAGATCTTTTCGCAAATGACACACAATCACCATTGGGGAATCTGGATTTCGGCGATTCTTTTTAGTGCGCTGCACATGCAATTTTTTGGTTTTGTTCCACGGGTTCTGCTTGGTGCCTTGTTCGGTTATTTGCTGGTTTGGAGTGGCTCCATGTGGGTACCCATTATTGCCCATTTCCTGAATAATGCTATTGCTGTAATCGCCATGTACTTAATCAGTAACAATATGCTAAAACCAGAGTATGAAGAAATTGGTTCGACAGCTGACAGCTATTACATGGCCGGAATTAGCCTGGCACTTACATTGGTCTTCCTTCTGATGTATAAACGACATAATGCAGGGAAAGAAATTCCTGTATAA
- a CDS encoding BtpA/SgcQ family protein — MEINKSIIGMVHVGALPGTPRNCLSIAEIVEQATSDAQKLEQGGVDAIMMENMHDRPYLNRQVGPEIIAAMTAVATKLRQAVSCPLGIQILAGANKQALAVAHAAGFNFIREEGFVFGHLADEGMMNSDAGKLLRYRKLIGAEHIKIYTDIKKKHSSHAISSDVSIDDMAKAAEFFLADGVIVTGNATGEEASIKDVQAVVEAVRLPVIIGSGITVKNIADYWPYADAYIVGSSFKYDGDWQNEVELQSVQAFMVRVQDLRNSN; from the coding sequence GTGGAAATAAATAAATCGATAATTGGAATGGTGCATGTTGGAGCCTTACCCGGCACACCAAGAAATTGTTTGTCGATTGCGGAAATTGTGGAACAAGCAACAAGCGATGCACAAAAACTGGAACAAGGAGGTGTGGATGCGATTATGATGGAGAACATGCACGATAGACCGTATTTAAACCGCCAAGTTGGCCCCGAAATTATTGCGGCAATGACTGCCGTTGCAACAAAACTTCGTCAGGCTGTTTCGTGTCCTTTGGGAATTCAGATATTAGCCGGAGCCAACAAACAGGCATTGGCCGTTGCACATGCTGCCGGTTTTAATTTTATCAGGGAAGAAGGGTTTGTGTTTGGCCACCTGGCTGACGAAGGAATGATGAACAGCGATGCCGGAAAACTTTTGCGCTACCGAAAGTTGATTGGTGCCGAACACATAAAAATATATACCGATATTAAAAAGAAACATTCGTCGCACGCCATTTCTTCCGATGTGTCGATTGACGATATGGCCAAAGCTGCCGAATTCTTTTTAGCCGATGGTGTAATTGTAACCGGAAATGCTACGGGGGAGGAAGCATCGATAAAAGATGTGCAGGCTGTAGTTGAGGCTGTTCGCTTGCCAGTAATAATTGGCTCGGGGATTACTGTGAAAAATATTGCCGATTATTGGCCTTATGCCGATGCCTATATTGTGGGTTCATCTTTTAAGTATGACGGCGACTGGCAAAACGAAGTGGAACTTCAAAGCGTTCAGGCGTTTATGGTCCGGGTACAAGATTTGCGAAACAGTAACTAA